The sequence AGCAACTGGCGCAAGTCTGATTAAATCGCAGGGCCGCTTTTCTTCGGCGTAAAGAAAGTCGACGGCGGCTGGCCGAAGGTTTTCTTGAACATGGCGGAAAACGCCGACTGGCTGGCGTAGCCGAGTTCGGCCGCGACCAGCGACAGCGGCATGCCGCGCGCGATCATCGGCGCGGCATGCGCCAGCCGCACCTGCTGGCGCCACTGGCCGAAGGTCATGCCGAGATCCTTCTCGAACAGGCGCGCCAGCGTCCGTTCCGAAGCCCCGGCGCGGTCCGCCCAGGCGGCCAGCGTCATGCCGGAGTCGGGCGCCTCGATCAAAGCCTGGCAGATGGCCTGCAAGCGTTTTTCAGTGGGCAGGGCGACCCGTATGCCGGGCGTCTTGGCCGCTACCAGCTCGTCCAGGATCAATTGCGTCAGCAGCGATTCGCGCACGCTGTCGACGTCGGCCTCGGTGAGGGCGGCGATCAGCTCGCGCAGCAGGCCGGAGACTTCCAGCACGATGCATTCCTGGCCGCCAAACGGATTGGCGTCGGCGTGGATGTAGAGCGCGCGCAGCTGGGTTTTTTCTATGGTGGCGATTTCATGCACCAGCTGCGGCGGAATCCAGATGGCGCGCAACGGCGGCACGATCCAGGTACTGTTGCCGACCGTGACCCGCAACACGCCCTCGGGCGCATAAGTGACCTGGCCCCAGGGATGGGAGTGCGAAGGCAGCAGCTTGGCGGCGCCCAGATCACGGGCGCGCAGGCGCACCGGATGGCGGGCGTCGGGCACCACGTCGAGCAGGCCTATGGTGGTATGGGTCAGAATCTGTGCAGGCATAGGGAAAGATGAATATGGCAGAAATGCGATAAATTATGTCTTCCTATCTTAAAACAGTCTTCCGTTTTTTGCTTACACTTTACTCTTGCGAATAGTAAACTGCGGCCGAGCTGAAGCTTGCGCCGTTTTGTTTGCTTGTTTTGCGCCTTTTCCCAACTATTCAGTAGATCGCCATGCAAACCGCTGCCAAGCAGATTTCCCCTACGCTGGGGTCGCAGGATGCCGAAAAAACCGGTTTCCGCGTACTCGGCGCCATCAGTTTCGCCCATTTCCTGAACGACATGATCCAGTCGCTGATCTTGTCGATCTATCCGCTGCTGAAAGGGAATTTCAATCTCAGCTTTGCCCAGATCGGCCTGATTACCCTGACTTACCAGATCACGGCGTCGATCCTGCAGCCGGTGGTAGGGATGTACACCGATAAACACCCAAAACCGTATTCGCTGGCGCTGGGCATGGGCTTCACGCTGGTCGGGCTGCTGCTGCTGTCGGTGGCGCCAAACTACGGCATTTTGCTGCTGGCAGCGGCCCTGGTCGGCACCGGTTCTTCCATCTTCCATCCGGAATCCTCGCGCGTGGCGCGCATGGCTTCCGGCGGCCGCCATGGCCTGGCGCAATCGATCTTCCAGGTCGGCGGCAATGCCGGCAGCTCGATGGGGCCGCTGCTGGCGGCCTGGGTCGTGATCCCGCACGGCCAGAGCAGCATCGCCTGGTTTTCCGGCGCGGCCTTGCTGGCGATTCTTGTGCTGTGGCAGATTGGCAACTGGTACAAGCGCAAGCGCCAGGAGTCCAAGGGCAAGCCAGCCAAGGCCCAGCATCATTACGTCGCGCTGCCGCGCAAGAAGGTCATGTTTTCCATCGGTATCCTGCTGATGCTGATCTTCTCGAAGTATTTCTACATGGCCAGCCTCAGCAGCTACTTCACGTTTTACCTGATCGATAAATTCCAGCTGTCGGTGCAGGCGGCGCAGCTGCATCTGTTCGTGTTCCTGTTCGCGGTGGCGGCCGGCACCGTGCTGGGCGGCCCGATCGGGGACAAGGTCGGCCGCAAGCTGGTGATCTGGGTCTCGATCCTGGGCGTGGCGCCGTTCACCCTGATGCTGCCGTATGCCAACCTGTTCTGGACCGGCGTCCTGACCGTGGTCATCGGCGTGATCCTGGCGTCGGCCTTCTCGGCGATCCTGGTGTTTGCCCAGGAACTGGTGCCGGGCAAGGTGGGCACGGTATCCGGCCTGTTCTTCGGCTTTGCCTTCGGCATGGGCGGCATCGGCGCCGCGGCGCTGGGCAAGCTGGCCGACATGACCAGCATCGGCTACGTCTACCAGGTCTGCTCTTTCCTGCCGCTG comes from Collimonas pratensis and encodes:
- a CDS encoding AraC family transcriptional regulator — its product is MPAQILTHTTIGLLDVVPDARHPVRLRARDLGAAKLLPSHSHPWGQVTYAPEGVLRVTVGNSTWIVPPLRAIWIPPQLVHEIATIEKTQLRALYIHADANPFGGQECIVLEVSGLLRELIAALTEADVDSVRESLLTQLILDELVAAKTPGIRVALPTEKRLQAICQALIEAPDSGMTLAAWADRAGASERTLARLFEKDLGMTFGQWRQQVRLAHAAPMIARGMPLSLVAAELGYASQSAFSAMFKKTFGQPPSTFFTPKKSGPAI
- a CDS encoding MFS transporter gives rise to the protein MQTAAKQISPTLGSQDAEKTGFRVLGAISFAHFLNDMIQSLILSIYPLLKGNFNLSFAQIGLITLTYQITASILQPVVGMYTDKHPKPYSLALGMGFTLVGLLLLSVAPNYGILLLAAALVGTGSSIFHPESSRVARMASGGRHGLAQSIFQVGGNAGSSMGPLLAAWVVIPHGQSSIAWFSGAALLAILVLWQIGNWYKRKRQESKGKPAKAQHHYVALPRKKVMFSIGILLMLIFSKYFYMASLSSYFTFYLIDKFQLSVQAAQLHLFVFLFAVAAGTVLGGPIGDKVGRKLVIWVSILGVAPFTLMLPYANLFWTGVLTVVIGVILASAFSAILVFAQELVPGKVGTVSGLFFGFAFGMGGIGAAALGKLADMTSIGYVYQVCSFLPLIGLLAMFLPNLEGHRRKVTG